The proteins below are encoded in one region of Limnochorda pilosa:
- a CDS encoding extracellular solute-binding protein, which yields MFQRVRRGKAGAVAMGLAAALLVAPVVLAVPAAAQELTIWTFWSEEWLRPALDAFEEAHPGVKVKHEQLTWENGLDKITVAIAARNGPDVVELGSTWMPQFMGAGALAPIDAGELASDLTGLDPVTKSGEVYGLPWFGTANVVYYNKDLFARAGIEKVPTTWDELLDASRRIHALDPDLYGYSIKIGGRFTTWQKFYPFVWSNGGRTLNDDWTQARVTEKPFVDALAYYQELAASSLVGTQEEVRQAFYLGKVGMIFDGTLNLEKDAPGLEYGVFLLPAPAGAKSVVFSGADYLVVWSGSKQKALAGELAKALVTGNLISSHIPSLISFSRSDQQAHLRANPGIALFIEAMAEATHPPMHPAWEEMATAVTEAVEGLLLGQFSSPQEALEYAQDAIEPLL from the coding sequence GTGTTCCAACGGGTTCGAAGAGGGAAGGCCGGCGCGGTCGCGATGGGGCTGGCGGCCGCGCTGCTGGTGGCACCGGTGGTCCTGGCGGTCCCTGCCGCGGCCCAGGAGCTCACCATCTGGACTTTCTGGAGCGAGGAGTGGCTGCGGCCCGCGCTGGACGCCTTCGAGGAGGCCCATCCCGGCGTGAAGGTGAAGCACGAGCAGCTCACCTGGGAGAACGGCCTCGACAAGATCACCGTGGCCATCGCCGCCCGCAACGGTCCGGACGTGGTGGAGCTGGGCTCCACGTGGATGCCCCAGTTCATGGGCGCCGGGGCCCTGGCGCCCATCGACGCGGGCGAGCTCGCCTCGGATCTGACGGGGCTCGATCCCGTCACCAAGAGCGGTGAAGTCTACGGGCTGCCCTGGTTCGGCACCGCCAACGTGGTCTACTACAACAAGGACCTCTTCGCCCGGGCGGGCATCGAGAAGGTGCCCACCACCTGGGACGAGCTCCTGGACGCCTCCCGGCGCATCCACGCGCTGGATCCGGACCTCTACGGCTACTCCATCAAGATCGGCGGCCGTTTCACCACCTGGCAGAAGTTCTATCCCTTCGTCTGGTCCAACGGCGGGCGGACGCTGAACGACGACTGGACCCAGGCTCGGGTGACCGAGAAGCCCTTCGTCGACGCCCTGGCCTACTACCAGGAGCTGGCCGCCTCCTCCCTGGTGGGTACCCAGGAGGAGGTCCGCCAGGCCTTCTACCTGGGCAAGGTGGGGATGATCTTCGACGGTACCCTCAACCTGGAGAAGGACGCGCCGGGCCTCGAGTACGGCGTGTTCCTCCTCCCCGCGCCCGCGGGGGCGAAGAGCGTCGTCTTCTCGGGGGCGGACTACCTGGTGGTCTGGTCCGGGTCGAAGCAGAAGGCACTCGCCGGCGAGCTGGCCAAGGCGCTGGTGACGGGGAACCTCATCTCGAGCCACATCCCGAGCCTCATCTCGTTCAGCCGGTCGGACCAGCAGGCGCACCTGCGGGCGAACCCGGGGATCGCCCTCTTCATCGAGGCCATGGCGGAAGCCACCCACCCGCCCATGCACCCGGCGTGGGAGGAGATGGCCACCGCGGTCACCGAAGCGGTGGAGGGGTTGCTCCTGGGCCAGTTCAGCTCGCCCCAGGAGGCCCTCGAGTACGCACAGGACGCCATCGAGCCGCTGCTCTGA
- a CDS encoding GNAT family N-acetyltransferase has product MPYERGELEAITRRARPGDEETILTPCVAPPPEGVEPGAWQAAVRARREWLHHGLASGRLRVMLALVPAQEGPLMEYPGVGRVPVASLAHDGLIPAGIIEYAPLAHAAEPVRGGDHWIIHCMWVIPPFARRGVGSALLTAAVRDLREDPEVAPEAGLAVVAYRGEQWWGFFDYMPEAFFARHGFRPVDRDGSRVLMYRPVAATPMDLFERCDEPPGAGQPLYLIPPRQNLEGTGVPGTIPLPGEEAGAARPQGTHVRFLYHSRCPAAAAVWERLKAEAGSRPGLHLEAVDTRDPGAMRWYGVANGLFVNGRLVLHKVPSPGEVRAAAGIGP; this is encoded by the coding sequence ATGCCGTACGAGCGAGGGGAGCTGGAAGCCATCACGCGCCGGGCACGCCCCGGGGATGAGGAGACGATCCTCACACCCTGCGTGGCGCCGCCTCCGGAGGGCGTCGAACCTGGGGCGTGGCAGGCCGCGGTACGCGCGCGCCGGGAGTGGCTCCACCACGGCCTGGCATCGGGACGCCTGCGGGTGATGCTTGCCCTGGTGCCGGCCCAAGAGGGGCCGCTGATGGAGTATCCGGGGGTCGGCCGCGTTCCCGTGGCATCGCTGGCGCACGATGGGTTGATCCCAGCCGGAATCATCGAGTACGCGCCCCTGGCTCATGCCGCGGAACCCGTCCGGGGAGGGGACCACTGGATCATCCACTGCATGTGGGTGATCCCGCCCTTTGCACGCCGGGGCGTGGGCAGCGCGCTGCTCACCGCGGCGGTACGGGACCTGCGGGAGGACCCAGAGGTCGCGCCTGAAGCGGGCCTGGCGGTGGTGGCCTACCGGGGCGAGCAATGGTGGGGCTTCTTCGACTACATGCCCGAGGCCTTCTTCGCCCGCCACGGTTTCCGACCCGTGGATCGGGACGGTTCCCGGGTTCTCATGTACCGTCCCGTGGCGGCCACACCCATGGACCTCTTCGAACGCTGCGACGAGCCGCCCGGGGCCGGCCAGCCTCTGTACCTCATCCCGCCGCGGCAGAACCTCGAGGGAACGGGGGTCCCGGGCACCATCCCCTTGCCCGGAGAAGAAGCCGGTGCTGCACGGCCCCAAGGAACCCACGTCCGCTTCCTCTATCACAGTCGTTGCCCTGCCGCCGCCGCGGTCTGGGAGCGTCTGAAGGCCGAGGCGGGTTCGCGGCCGGGCCTCCACCTCGAGGCGGTGGACACCCGGGACCCGGGTGCGATGCGCTGGTACGGGGTGGCCAACGGCCTCTTCGTCAACGGTCGCCTGGTGCTTCACAAGGTCCCGTCGCCCGGTGAGGTCCGGGCTGCGGCCGGCATCGGCCCTTGA
- the rpoD gene encoding RNA polymerase sigma factor RpoD, giving the protein MSQTNEILQLESVQALIKRGKEAGSLNYEEIMDALQHVDLAPEQIDEIYERFAEQGIRVVPDAPEDEEAAQPEEDGAPDSPENIDLSVPEGVGLDDPVRMYLKEIGRVPLLTAEEEIELAKRIEKGDELAKRKLAEANLRLVVSIAKRYVGRGMPFLDLIQEGNLGLIKAVEKFEYRKGFKFSTYATWWIRQAITRAIADQARTIRIPVHMVETINKLMRVSRNLLQELGREPTAEEIAEHMEMSPERVREIQKMAQEPVSLETPIGEEEDSHLGDFIEDQEAPAPAEAASFTMLREQLEGVLDTLTPREEKVLRLRFGLDDGRARTLEEVGQVFGVTRERIRQIEAKALRKLRHPSRSKKLKDFLE; this is encoded by the coding sequence ATGTCCCAGACGAACGAGATCCTTCAACTGGAGAGCGTCCAGGCGCTGATCAAGCGCGGCAAGGAGGCGGGCAGCCTCAACTACGAGGAGATCATGGACGCGCTCCAGCACGTGGATCTGGCCCCCGAGCAGATCGATGAGATCTATGAACGATTCGCCGAGCAGGGGATTCGCGTGGTGCCCGATGCGCCCGAGGACGAGGAAGCCGCCCAGCCCGAAGAGGACGGCGCGCCCGACTCGCCCGAGAACATCGACCTGAGCGTTCCCGAGGGCGTGGGGCTCGACGACCCGGTCCGCATGTACCTGAAGGAGATCGGCCGGGTACCCCTCCTGACGGCCGAGGAGGAGATCGAGCTCGCCAAGCGGATCGAGAAGGGCGACGAGCTGGCCAAGCGGAAGCTGGCCGAGGCGAACCTCCGGCTGGTGGTGAGCATCGCCAAGCGGTACGTGGGGCGGGGCATGCCCTTCCTGGACCTGATCCAGGAGGGGAACCTGGGCCTTATCAAAGCTGTGGAGAAGTTCGAGTACCGGAAGGGGTTCAAGTTCAGCACGTACGCGACCTGGTGGATCCGCCAGGCGATCACCCGCGCCATCGCGGACCAGGCCCGGACCATCCGCATCCCGGTCCACATGGTGGAGACCATCAACAAGCTGATGCGGGTCTCCCGCAACCTGCTGCAGGAGCTGGGCCGGGAGCCCACCGCGGAAGAGATCGCCGAGCACATGGAGATGTCGCCCGAGCGGGTGCGGGAGATCCAGAAGATGGCCCAGGAGCCCGTCTCACTGGAGACGCCCATCGGCGAGGAGGAAGACAGCCACCTGGGCGACTTCATCGAGGACCAGGAGGCGCCTGCGCCTGCCGAAGCCGCGTCTTTCACCATGCTCCGGGAGCAGCTCGAGGGCGTCCTCGACACCCTCACCCCCCGGGAGGAGAAGGTACTGCGTCTCCGCTTCGGCCTGGACGACGGGCGCGCCCGCACCCTGGAGGAAGTGGGACAGGTCTTCGGCGTCACCCGGGAGAGGATCCGCCAGATCGAAGCCAAGGCCCTCCGCAAGCTGCGCCATCCCAGCCGCAGCAAGAAGCTGAAGGACTTCCTCGAGTAG
- the dnaG gene encoding DNA primase → MTSAVPWNQEAVEEIRRRADIVEVIADHVELRRQGRNLIGLCPFHQERTPSFSVSSEGQFFHCFGCGAGGDVFRFLMMREGIDFPEAVRRLARRVGVPEEDLAPSADARRRAAERARLVALNDLALRYFRVQLAGPAGNRARAYLERRGMASEVVERFGLGYAPGDGGLLRMLAEQPSSRRNSLLEDAHVLGLVLEGQRGPYERFRDRLIFPIRDASGQVIGFGGRLLGEAQGPKYLNSPESPLFHKGRILYALDVAGPVLRSAGRGQAPGPGPVGHPLTEAAPSTEALVVEGYMDAIALHQAGFTQAVASLGTSLTEDQAALLRRYADRAVIAYDGDAAGDRATLRGLEILARHGVSVRVATLPEGEDPDSLVRRGGPAAFRRVAEGALPLVEFLLVRILAGEEPTTVEGKARAVTRVLPVLARVENRVAREGYVERVANDIGVSASAVAAELERYLAGAQRTADVVPGPRGSHPGSRREAGGPRGAEGDPGPRVPGRNHSPIAHHTSRERPSKSPRLQRQAVSRWQRLEWELARRLERDHGLLPVLERTLGHPLFVGPGLADWATALQAAMEAGEPAARVLARMPVPEPPAGVLSPVAAALEVTELVEEMGRFRGLLELRTIERELAASDEDGVRALERLNGLLMRYHKVRARGARPGGARAGRQRA, encoded by the coding sequence GTGACGTCTGCCGTGCCCTGGAACCAGGAGGCCGTGGAAGAGATCCGCCGCCGGGCCGACATCGTCGAGGTCATCGCGGACCACGTCGAGCTCCGGCGGCAGGGCCGGAACCTCATCGGCCTCTGCCCCTTCCACCAGGAGAGGACGCCGTCGTTCTCGGTCAGCTCCGAGGGGCAGTTCTTCCACTGCTTCGGGTGCGGGGCCGGGGGGGACGTCTTTCGCTTTCTTATGATGCGGGAAGGCATCGACTTCCCCGAGGCGGTGCGGCGCCTCGCCCGCCGGGTGGGCGTGCCCGAGGAAGACCTGGCCCCCTCGGCCGACGCCCGGCGCCGGGCCGCGGAGCGGGCCCGCCTGGTGGCGCTGAACGACCTGGCCCTCCGCTACTTCCGGGTCCAACTGGCCGGACCGGCCGGAAACCGGGCCCGCGCCTACCTGGAGCGACGGGGCATGGCCTCGGAGGTGGTGGAGCGCTTCGGCCTGGGGTATGCCCCGGGCGACGGCGGGTTGCTGCGCATGCTCGCGGAGCAACCCTCGTCCAGGCGGAATAGCCTGCTCGAGGATGCGCACGTGCTGGGCCTGGTGCTCGAGGGCCAGCGGGGGCCCTACGAGCGCTTCCGGGACCGGCTCATCTTTCCCATCCGGGACGCCTCGGGCCAGGTGATCGGGTTCGGCGGCAGGCTCCTGGGCGAGGCCCAGGGTCCCAAGTACCTCAACAGCCCCGAGAGCCCGCTCTTCCACAAGGGGCGGATCCTCTACGCGCTGGACGTGGCAGGGCCGGTGCTGCGATCGGCCGGGCGGGGCCAGGCACCGGGGCCCGGGCCCGTAGGGCACCCGCTCACGGAAGCGGCCCCCAGCACGGAGGCCCTGGTGGTGGAGGGGTACATGGACGCCATCGCCCTTCATCAGGCGGGCTTCACCCAGGCCGTCGCCTCCCTCGGTACCAGCCTCACTGAGGATCAGGCCGCCCTGCTGCGCCGGTATGCGGATCGGGCGGTGATCGCCTACGACGGCGACGCCGCGGGTGACCGGGCCACGCTGCGGGGCCTGGAGATCCTGGCCCGTCACGGGGTCTCGGTGCGGGTGGCCACGCTGCCCGAGGGCGAGGATCCCGACAGCCTCGTCCGGCGTGGGGGCCCGGCCGCGTTCCGCCGGGTGGCCGAAGGGGCCCTTCCCCTGGTGGAGTTCCTCCTGGTTCGGATCCTGGCCGGGGAGGAGCCCACCACGGTGGAGGGGAAAGCCCGGGCCGTGACCCGCGTCTTGCCGGTCCTGGCGCGAGTAGAAAACCGTGTGGCTCGGGAAGGATATGTCGAACGGGTGGCGAACGACATTGGGGTTTCGGCGTCCGCCGTTGCGGCGGAGCTGGAGCGGTACCTGGCAGGGGCGCAGCGGACCGCGGATGTGGTCCCCGGGCCGCGGGGGTCCCACCCAGGCAGCCGGCGCGAGGCCGGCGGCCCTCGGGGCGCGGAAGGCGACCCCGGCCCAAGGGTACCCGGCAGGAATCATTCGCCGATCGCGCATCATACTTCTAGGGAACGGCCCTCGAAGTCTCCCCGGTTGCAACGTCAAGCTGTGAGCCGGTGGCAGCGCCTCGAGTGGGAGCTGGCCCGGCGGTTGGAGCGTGATCACGGCCTCTTGCCCGTGCTGGAGCGCACCCTCGGGCACCCGCTCTTCGTGGGCCCCGGGCTGGCCGATTGGGCGACGGCGCTCCAGGCCGCCATGGAGGCAGGCGAGCCGGCTGCCCGGGTGCTGGCGCGCATGCCGGTGCCCGAGCCCCCGGCAGGGGTCCTCAGCCCGGTCGCCGCCGCGCTGGAGGTGACGGAGCTCGTGGAGGAGATGGGGCGCTTCCGCGGGCTCCTGGAGTTGCGAACCATTGAAAGGGAATTGGCGGCATCCGACGAAGACGGGGTTAGGGCGCTGGAAAGGCTAAACGGGCTGCTGATGCGGTACCATAAGGTTCGTGCCCGAGGGGCGCGCCCAGGGGGCGCCCGTGCCGGAAGGCAGCGGGCATGA